The window AGGACAGCTAGCAACCCAAACTGACTTTTTTAAAGGAGAAATTGAAGGTGCTAGGGCTTATCAGGAAGACTTATCTCAGAAGATTACCGAACTGACTCAAAAACAGAAAGAACTGCTAGCCAAAAAAACGGCAACCTTCCAAATTTCAGTTGGTAACGTACCTCTAGCTGATGATCCAGCTTCCAGACCAGATTATAACCCAGGCTTTTCACCAGCTTTTGCAGCTTTTTCATTTGGAGCACCTCATTTTAAAGGCATGAGTCAGTATGGAGCCTTTGGTCGAGCCAAGGAGGGTCAGTTGGTTGAGGAGATTTTGAAAGCATATTATGGTAATGGTGTTGAAATCAAAAAAGATTATGATCCCAATACTCAAATTAATGTAGAAGGTTATGGCAATTTCTCACTTGAAGATTATGCTAAACGGATCTATGAAATGCCTGGCAGTTGGGGTGATGAAAACGGTATGGAAGCTTTGAAAGCCCAAGCCGTAGCAGCTCGGAGTTACGCTTTAGCCCGAATGCAATCATCTGGCTCAATTTGTGCTAGTGAATCTTGTCAAGTTTTTAAGTCGGAACCAAAAGGCGGTAACTGGGAAGCGGCAGTTGATGCAACTCGTGGTTGGGTTTTGATGGCTAATGGTCAGCCTTTTTCAGCTTGGTATGCTTCTACTTCTGGTGGTTATCAGGAATCATATAGTTTTAATGGTTATTCAACTCCTGGTTTTTGGGATACTAAAAATGGTCGGTCAGGTTGGACATCTGATGCTTATGAAAAAATTGCCGATTCGCCCTGGTTTTATAAAGGCTGGTATAAAACCCGCGGCGGAACTAGTTGTGGTCGTTCACATCCCTGGTTATCTCAGGAGGAAATGGCAGATATTGTTAATGCCGCTATTGTTTATAGTAGTGACGAATCAAGCCAAAGCCATTTATCTCAAGAAGACTCGAGCTGTTTTGGTGAAGCTATCCCAGATACTTGGTCTAAGGATCAGCTTAAAAGTGAAGCTAATGGCCACGGGGGAGCGGTAACTAGTATTAGTTCGGTGTCAATTACTTATAGTGAAGATGGTACTACCTCGCAAGTTGTTTTTAATACCAATAGAGGCGCAGTTCCTATTGATGGTCAGAAATTTTATAAAGTTTTTAATTTGCGGGCGCCCGGAGCTATTCATTTGACATCAGGGCTTTTTAACATTGAAAAGAAGTAGCCTATGCTACAATAAAGTCTAGATATGCCGGAAATTTATTCTGCTAGTGCTAAACAAGCAAACCCAACCAGTCAAGCTAAAAAATCCCAGCCTCAAAGTCAACAGATTTTGAAGGATATCCAGTCTGAATTAGTTAAAATCCAAACGGGTGTATTGTCTGGCTTTAAAACTTTCCCAACTAAAGTCAAATTTGAAACTCAGGAAGATCAAGAAAAAATTATCTTGTTGCTGAGACGACATTTTATCACCAATGTTTCCTGGATTGTAACTAGCTTTATTATGGTTTTAGCTCCATTTATAGCACCTTATTTGGGTATACTTTCTTTTCTACCGACTCGTTTTCAATTGGTAACTTTTATGTTCTGGTATTTATTTGTCATTGCCTATATTTTAGAAAACTTTTTATCCTGGTATTTTAATGTTTATATTATTACTGACGAACGAGTAGTTGATGTGGATTTTTATTCTCTAGTCTATAAACGGATTTCTGATTGTAAAATTGATAAAATTGAAGATGTTACTTTTACTCAAGGTGGCTTGCTGCAATCAGTTTTTAACTATGGTTGGATCAATATTCAAACTGCCGCTGAAATCACTGAATTTGAGTTTGAAGCTGTACCCAGACCAGCTCAGGTAGTCAAAGTATTAAATCAATTGCTAGTACAAGAAGAGCAAGAAAAAATTGAAGGGAGAGTACGTTAAATATGGCAAATCCAGTAATTCTACCAGACACTGTTTGGCTTGTTGTAAAGTATATTTACTTAGCTGTGCTACTGTTGTTTACCTTCTTTTCAATTATTGTCGTCAGACAAATTCACCTCATGACAGCTACACTTAATGGAAGTATCGATGCTCCGCTTAAAATTGTTGGCTATTTGTATTTAATGTTAGTTATTATTGTTTTCTTCTTAGCACTCATATTGTTGTAATACAATAAATAGGTAGTAATAACTCAGCATAGCGATCTCATGCCCAAAATAGTCTTTCATCTCTTTGGTCAAAGCGATTTGACTAAAGTTCAATCTAAGCAGCAAACAATACTTTTACAGCTTCATCAATCCTCTATGCTTGTTTGGCTTTTGATTGGTAAAACAGAACAAATACTGGTACCTAGTTCAGAAGATCTTCAAAAAGAGATAGTCCAATACTTACCTGGGAACTTAACTATTTTTTATCAAAATCTTGTCAAAAAACTAGCCAAACCGATTTGTTTACTGGCTATTAAAAAAGATAAAAAACCCACAACCTTACAATGTTTTGGAGATGTCCATTTTCAGGTTTTACTGTATCGGAATCAAAAGCTTAGTCAGTTGCCAATGAGTCCAATGGGTTTAAGTGGGGAATTTATGACAGGCGATACATTACTTTGGGGTACGAGCGATTTTATAAAACTTACTACTCAGCATATTCAATTAGCTTTGCACAGCAATTCATGGCTAGAGCTGGCCAAAATACTTGGTCATGATTCCTCAAAAATAGGAGGCATTGTGCAATATTTGAGCAAGACTCCACCTTCTTTTCCTAAAATTCCCAATCTTACAAAATTGCGGTTTAATCCTCAAGATATTAAATATAAGCTTTTTGATCAAACAAACTATATATCAAAGCGCCAAGGAACTTTTTCCAAAAAACGCCGGATAGCTTTAGGAATAGCTTTTTTATTTTTACTCTTGCTTGGAGGTAGTTTAGGTTTGGGTTATTGCAAAAAAATGCAATTTAATCAAGAAAAACAAGAGCAACAGCTAGCAGAGGCAATTACCTATAAGCTCAATCAAGCCACCTCTTTACAAAACCTTAATCCCAACAGGGCTAAAACTCTCCTTAATGAAGCCAAACAAATTTTAGAAGAATATGAGCAAAACACAGACCAAGCTACTCAAATCAAGAGCTTGCAGGAAAAATTGGACGAAGCTTATGCTCAAGTTGCTAGACAACATCAAGTTAGAGAACCGGAAATCTTTTATGATCTTAGTCTGTTTCGGGATGGCTTTTCACTCTCGCAAATGTCTTTATCCGAAGATGACTTAGTATTACTTGATCAAGATAATCAAGTTTTAGCCTTACTTAATGTTGAGAGTAAGGCTATTAAAATTTTAGCTGGTAAAGATTTAGTTTTTACCGATACAACTTTGGCTTCAATTCCGGCTTGGGTATTTTTAGCCTCAGATAGTAAAATTCAAATTATTGATAAACAAAGCGGGAAGCAGTTGCAAAGCTTTCGCCTCAGCAAAATCACCATTGATCAAATATTAGGCTATAGCAATAACGTGTATGTATTAGACAAAAACTTGGGCCAACTTTGGCGTTTTCGAGGCATAAAAGATAGTTTAGCTGAACCAGATGCCTTTTTCTCGCAGGAGCAAGATTTACAGGAAATTAATGATTTTGCGATTGATGGCTCGGTTTGGCTACTACGAGCTGATGGGGGAGTTGAGCAGTACACAATGGGTTTGCGGGATGCTTACTATCCTAGTTTTAGTTTAGATGTGCCACTTAAAAACCCACAGCGAATTATCACAGATGAAGACTGTAAAAACCTTTATATCTTAGATCAGGCTAACAATAGAATTGTGGTTATTTCTAAACAAGGAGAATATGTGGGGCAATATCTTTGGGATAAAATCCAAGAAATTGATACTATCACGGTTTCAGAAAACTTGGGCAAAATCCTGCTTGGTCTAGATGATAAGATATATGGAATTGACCTGCAGAAATAATACAGGAAATATGCGGAAATAATTTATGAAAATCATCAATCGTAAAGCTAGATTTAACTATGAGCTGCTGGACCGGTTTGAAACTGGAATTGTGTTAACTGGAGCCGAAGTCAAAAGTGCTAAGGCTGGTCATGTATCTCTGGCCCAGGCCCATGTGCGCTTAATGGGTGGAGAGCTGTTTTTAATCAATGCCACTATTTCTCCTTACAAATTTGCGGGCAATCAGGATGAGCAAGAACCGAATCGGATCAGAAAACTTTTAATGCACAAAAGCGAACTATTATCTTTGACTAAAAAAATGGAAAGTAGTAATTTGACTCTAGCGCCAACAGCTATGTACACCAAACACCATAAAGTTAAAGTAGAAATTGCCTTAGCGCGGGGTAAAAAACAGCATCAGAAAAAACAGAAAATAAAAGAGCAGGATTTGGATCGGGAAGCTCAAAAAATATTAAAGACTATTACTTAAAAAATTGCATAAGAAATGCAGCGCTAACAATCCTTTCTTTTCCACTTGGTTC of the Candidatus Beckwithbacteria bacterium genome contains:
- a CDS encoding PH domain-containing protein, producing MPEIYSASAKQANPTSQAKKSQPQSQQILKDIQSELVKIQTGVLSGFKTFPTKVKFETQEDQEKIILLLRRHFITNVSWIVTSFIMVLAPFIAPYLGILSFLPTRFQLVTFMFWYLFVIAYILENFLSWYFNVYIITDERVVDVDFYSLVYKRISDCKIDKIEDVTFTQGGLLQSVFNYGWINIQTAAEITEFEFEAVPRPAQVVKVLNQLLVQEEQEKIEGRVR
- the smpB gene encoding SsrA-binding protein SmpB; its protein translation is MKIINRKARFNYELLDRFETGIVLTGAEVKSAKAGHVSLAQAHVRLMGGELFLINATISPYKFAGNQDEQEPNRIRKLLMHKSELLSLTKKMESSNLTLAPTAMYTKHHKVKVEIALARGKKQHQKKQKIKEQDLDREAQKILKTIT